The sequence GCAGGGTATCAGGAACCGGGGAAAAAACAACGGCGAAGGCAATACAAAAAGAAGATCTTGCAGAATTGATAAAATTTGACAAAAAAATATTTGGGGCCGAAAGGAAATTATTATTGGAATGGATGTTTACCGGAGCGCCGGAATTTGCATTTATAGTTAAGGAGTATGGAGAGGTGGCAGGCTATTGCCTGGGCAGGCATGGATTTAATTTCAACCATATTGGTCCGGTTGTAGCAAAGAGATCAGATATTGCCAGGAACCTGGTTGTTGCCGCGCTGCAGAATAGTTTGGGGCAGGCAGTTATTCTTGATGTATTTCAACATGACAGAGATTGGGTATTATGGCTGGAATCTTTAGGATTCACGGAACAACGGGATTTTATGAGGATGTTTCGCGGACCAAATCGTTTTCCCGGGATACCTAAAAAACAGTTTGCCATCCTCGGGCCTGAGTTCGGCTAATGCAGTAAAATGAATGCATAAGGGATTGTTTATATTTGGTCTAATAAAGAAAATATGGGAAAGTTTTTTGAGGCCATCCAACCTGCACACAAAACATTCATCGAAAGACAGCATATCTTTTTTGTTGCCACAGCGCCATTAAGTGCAGGTGGAAGAGTGAATCTTTCGCCAAAAGGGTTGGACTGTTTCCGCGTATTGTCGGAAAGCCAGGTGGCTTATATGGACCTGATCAGCAGCGGCAATGAAACATCAGCGCATACTTTGGAAAATGGCCGGATAACATTTATGTTTTGTTCCTTTGAAGGGAAGCCGAATATTTTACGATTGTACGGAAAGGCAGAAACAGTATTGCCCGGCTCAGATGCATGGGCAATTTACGCACCGCAATTCAACATCTATCCCAGTACCCGCCAGATCATTTTGGCTAATATTGACCTGGTACAATCTTCCTGTGGTTTTGGGGTTCCTTTATTTGATTATGCAGGCGAGCGGGATATCCATTTTGAATGGGCAGAAAGGAAAGGAGCAGATGGGTTGGATCAATATATACGGGAAAAAAACCTGGTGAGCCTCGATGGCTTGCCAACCGTATTGGGGAAACAGGGAAAGTACCAATAGCTTAAATGGGAAACCCATGAAAAAAATGGGGCTCCACCCTTCCCGGCAGCTTGAATTTATTACCCAACTATTCAGTAAATTCAGGAAACAACCTTTCTTATGGCTATCCAACCAAATACGCCAGCGATCCATCGATTGGTACTTTTCAGACCTGAAATGGAGCTGGTAAAGGCCTTTTATGGCGATACTATCGTTATTTCATTAATTCCTGGTTGCCGAGACCTGATCCAATCGGGATTGTACATGCAATAGTCAAGATATATGACATACAATGACCTGCAGTACCAAATTGAATTACTGAATCAGGAGGCCTGGGATATCCGGGTGAATGATTCGGTAAAAGCTTTGCTTCTGTCGGAAGAGGCTATCAATAAGTCACGCCCTATCAACTACGAAAAAGGGCTGGCAGAGGGGTTGAGGACATATGGTTTCTGCCTGATCAGGCAATCGCAACATGACAAGGCGATCAATTGCCTGAATGAAGCGCATTATTTATTTGAGCAGGCGGGTGATAAAAAAGGGCAATCCCATGTTTACGAATATTTTGGGATCATTGCCCGTAGCAGGGGTGATTATAAATCGTCACTGGAACAGTTATATGCTACTTATCAATTGAGGCAATCCATCAGGGATGATGAAGGTGAGGCGCTGGCCCTTTACCACCTTGGGGTAACTTACCGGTATATGGGCAACCTTGAAAAGGCGCTCGATTTTTTCCTGCAATGCCTGGATGTTGCGAAAAGAAGCAATAACTGGATACCGGAATCTTATTCCATCAATAATATTGGAACTATTTACCTGGAGTTGGGGAATCTAAGTGAAGCGTTGGCATTTATTCAGCAGAGTTTGGCCATTCGTGAATCGCAGGGAGATGAGTGGGGCACGGCAGGTTGCCTTGACAACCTTGGCCGCATTTATTTTTTGATGGGAGATCACCATAAAGCCGGGGATTATTTTGCAAGTGCAAGTGCCATTTCAGCCAGGGTCTCTGATAAGAAGGGCGAAGCTAATGCCTTGCTGCACCAGGCAGACCTGGAATTGGCCCTGGGAGATATTGAACAGGCTACTGTGAAGGCCAATAAATGCCTGGGTATAAGGAAGTGTATTGGTGATTTAAAAGGACAAGGAGAAGCACTTTTATTAGTGATAGACCTTAGCGATGACAACCAAAAATTGCCCTTGCTGGAACAGGTAATGGATCTGGCCCTCGCAACTGGATCCCTTGACCTTCAGTATAAGGTCCATGGAAGGTATTACCAGTATTATAAAAAGCAATTACAGTTTGAAAAAGCCCTGACGCATTTTGAGATGTTTAACGAGGCTGAAAAGGAATTTCATTCACATTCACTGGGGCAGAAGATATTGAATTTACAGATATCGCACCAGGTTGAGCAAAGCCAGAAAGAAGCAGAGATCTACCGGCTGAAGAATATTGAGTTGGCGAATGCGCTGGATGAATTGAAGGCCACACAGAAACAATTGATCCAATCAGAGAAGTTGGCTTCATTAGGTGAATTAACTGCAGGTATTGCGCACGAGATCCAGAATCCACTGAATTTTGTGAATAATTTTGCTGAAGTAAATCGTGAACTGACCGATGAGTTGATGCAGGAAGTGGAACAGCGTAATACTGCGGGAGTATATCAATTGGCAACTTTAATCAGGGAAAACCAGGCAAAGATTTTACATCACGGGCAACGCGCAGATGCTATTGTGAAATCAATGTTGCAGCATTCCCGGTTTAATACAGGTACCTGCGAACAGGTTGATATTAATCAGTTATGTGATGAATATTTGCGGTTGGCTTTTCATGCCATCCGGTCAAAGTATACATCCTTTCACGCTTTACAGCAAGCTGACTATGACCTAAACCTGGGAGCCATACCATTGGTTCGCCAGGAAATTGGGCGGGTATTGGTGAATCTTTTTAATAATGCATTTTATGCAATGATGGAAAAGGCCTCCTGCGCTAATGACAGCACTGTTACATATACGCCCCTTTTATCCGTGAGCACAAAAAGAAAGGATTCCTCTATTGAAATACGGATCAAAGACAATGGCATAGGCATTCCTGAAAAATTCAGGGAAAAGATCTTTCAGCCATTTTTTACCACAAAACCGACAGGTCAGGGGGCTGGCCTTGGCCTGAGCTTAAGTTATGATATTGTGAAAGCACATGGTGGGGAACTAAAAGTTGAAGGGGAAGAAACGGCGGGAGCAACATTTATTATTGAATTGCCGGTACCGTAAGAATTATTATTTCCAGGATGCCGGGGGTTTGATCATGAAAAAATCACCAGGAAAAATGAAAAGGCTGAAACTTCTTTTGATTGCAATGTCTGTGTTTTGTGCTGCACAGGGACAGTATACTGAAACTGATAGTTTGAAAAAATTATTACCCAATGCAAAAGAAGATATTGGAAAGGTTGGGATCCTTGAAGGATTAAGCTATGCATATCTTGCAGCAAGTCCGGATACAGCCTTGCAATATGCCATGGATGGATTGGCGCTGGCCAGGAAAATAGGGGATAAGAATGGTGAAGCCATCTGCATTAACGCCTTGGGAAACGTTAATTTCCATGTAGGTGATTATGCAAAAGCCCTGGAGCAGTATCTGCAGGCCCTGCAAATGAAAGAACAGTTGAAATCCAAGCAGAACCTGGCTGTTTATTACTATAATATTTCAAATGTTTACAATATGCTGGGTGACAGCACGCAGGCATTATATTATATATTCAAGACAATGAAAGCCGATGAAAAGGCCAGGGACAGCTCGGGAATTATGTTTGATCTGTATAGTTTATGCAATGCTTACCTGGGAATGGGGAAGGCCGATTCGGCATTGCATTATTTAGACCAGGCATTCGAGATTTGTAAGCGGTTGGATGATAGAAACATGATCGCTGCAATTATGATAAAATATGGGGATGTTTATGTGGTCCGGGATAACCCTGTGCAGGCTGCAAATTATTATCACAGCAGTATCTCCTATGCCCGGGAGATTAATGATAACCAGGTGCTGTCCGAAAATTATTTGGCTTTGGCGCGAATATCTAGTCAACGTAAAAACGCAGATTCTTCCATTTATTATGCACGGAAGGCCCTGCATTTGGCCAGGGAGGCACCATTTCTGAATACCGTATTAGATGCGAGCAAATTCCTCGCAGGTGTATTTAAGGAGCAAAAGAAATATGACAGTGCTTTTAAATACCTGGAATTGAGTATTGCAACAAAGGATAGTTTATTTAATGTTGAAAATGTAAGGAAGGTGCAGAACCTGAAATTGCAGGAACAGCAACGACAGCAGTCCATTGAAGCGGCAAAGGTTGAATACAGGAGTAAAGTGAAATTATACCTTGTCATTTTTGTATCATTCATTTTTTTGCTGATCGCATTATTACTCTGGCGCAATAACAAGCAGAAACAGAAAGCATTTACCTTACTACAAGATCAAAAGACCAAGACTGACGAGGCTTTGCATGAACTTAAGTCCACACAGTCGCAATTGGTTTTGCGGGAAAAAATGGCCTCTCTTGGAGAGCTGACTGCAGGTATCGCACACGAAATCCAGAATCCGTTGAACTTTATCAATAATTTTTCTGAAGTGAATAAGGAGTTGCTGGTGGAATTGAAAGTTGAGGTTGAAAAAGGTAACATGGCGGATGTAAAAGCTATTGCGCAGGACGTAAGTGATAATGAAGAAAAAATTAATCACCATGGAAAAAGGGCGGATGCCATTGTAAAAGGGATGCTTTTGCACAGTCGGGCCAGCACTGGAACAAAGGAGTCAACAAATATTAATGGTTTGGCTGATGAATATTTCCGGCTTGCCTACCACGGACTAAGGGCAAAGGATAAATCGTTTAATGCAAAGCTTGAGACAGATTTTGACAGTTCTGTTGGAATGGTTGAAGTTATACCACAAGAAATCGGCAGGGTATTATTGAACCTGTACAATAATGCTTTTTATGCCGTGATGGAGAGAAAGAATGCCAGTGAAGGTGGGTTTGAGCCGGTGGTAAAGGTTTCAACAAAAAAGCGGAACCATGCCATTGAAATTAAGGTAAAGGATAATGGTCCGGGGATTCCTGATCAATTCAGGGAAAAGATCTTCCAGCCATTTTTTACCACCAAACCTGCCGGCCAGGGAACTGGTCTGGGCCTGAGCCTGAGTTATGATATTGTGAAGGCCCATGGCGGTGAATTAACTGTAGAAAGCGCTCCTGGAATCGAAACGGTTTTCACCATACTATTACCCTGTTAGCGATGCAACAAAAAAAACACCTCCTCCGGAAAATTCTTCTGGTCCTTGGTTGGCTGATACTGTCGTTAAGTAGTAGGGCCCAGGATGTCTTCCGGTTTACTGACCCAGTAAAAGAAAAAGGCCTCCTGCTGAATGAAAATTGGACGTACCATGCCGGTGACAAACCGGAATGGGCTGCACCGGAATATGACGATCAATCCTGGTCGCGTATAGATCCCACAAAAGATATCCATCAACTGCAAGAACTGGTGCCAGGCACAATCGGTTGGTTTCGTTTACGCTTCCAGGCTTCGGCTATAACTGGCAACGAATTGGCGCTCGTGATGCAACAATCTGGCGCTTCCGAAATCTTCCTTGATGGAAAGTTGATTCACCAATTTGGCACGATCAGCACGGATGTTTCAAAAATACGGGCATATGATCCATTGTTTAAACCGGTGTCATTCATCCTGCCGGACCGACAAACGCATGTATTGGCAATCCGTTACGTACTGCAACCATCCATCCAGTATACCACCATATTCGAGAGCCGGAATCCCGCTATTCAGATCAGGGTGTTTTACTTAAAAGATGCGGTGGACCTTTTCCAATACCATACCAGTTCCCTTGTAGGTTTCCTGTTGTATATTTCAGGCAGCTGTTTTTTGCTGGCAATATTACACTTTGCCTTTTTTCTCTATTACCCAAGTCAAAAGGGCAACCTGGCATTCGCAGTGTATGCGATCGGTTTCCTGCTGTTTAATGTGATCCAGTTCAAATGGTATATGCATACCAACATTGTATCCCAAAAGATATGGATCGGCAACCTGGCAATGGATCTAAGGTTGGCTTTTAATATTTTTTTGTTAGCCGCCTTATACAATTTATTAGGCAGGCAACGGGACAGGCCGTTTTGGATACTTGTTGGACTTTCAATATTATGTCTGTTCCTCAATGTTTGGCCATATGATATTGGCTGGAAGTTGGGTGGTGCGTCGATGGAAATAATTACAGGAGCCAGGATAACCCGGATTGCCTACCTGGCTGTACGCGAAAAGAAAAGGGGGGCGAGGATTATTTTCAGTGGAGCTATTTTGTTTTTTATCTTTTTCACCGTGTTTTTCTCCCTGATGTTCCTGGTCTCAAAGGAAGAATTCCTGATGAACTTACCCTTGCCAAGAATTATTTTATATGTGCTGTCTTTTTTGTGTATCCCGGTGGCCACCTCAATTTTCCTGGGCTTGGATTTTGCGTTCGCAAACCGTACACTGAACCAGAAACTTCAGGAAGTGGAAGAGCTTTCAGCAAAGAGCATCCGGCAGGAAAAGGAAAAACAGGATATCCTGGCTGCGCAAAATGAAACCCTTGAAAAGCTGGTTACAGAACGTACAACTGCCTTATCCAAATCTTTACAGGATCTAAAGAACACCCAGGTGCAATTGATCCAATCTGAAAAAATGGCCTCATTAGGCGAACTGACGGCAGGGATTGCCCACGAGATCCAGAACCCCCTGAATTTCGTGAATAATTTCTCTGAAGTCAATAGTGAATTAATCTCAGAGATGAAACTGGAAATTGACCAGGAGAATTTAAGCGAAGCCAGAAGCCTTGCCGATATGATTTATAACAATGAACAAAAAATTTGTTTTCATGGAAAACGGGCTGAT comes from Flavihumibacter fluvii and encodes:
- a CDS encoding ATP-binding protein, which gives rise to MQQKKHLLRKILLVLGWLILSLSSRAQDVFRFTDPVKEKGLLLNENWTYHAGDKPEWAAPEYDDQSWSRIDPTKDIHQLQELVPGTIGWFRLRFQASAITGNELALVMQQSGASEIFLDGKLIHQFGTISTDVSKIRAYDPLFKPVSFILPDRQTHVLAIRYVLQPSIQYTTIFESRNPAIQIRVFYLKDAVDLFQYHTSSLVGFLLYISGSCFLLAILHFAFFLYYPSQKGNLAFAVYAIGFLLFNVIQFKWYMHTNIVSQKIWIGNLAMDLRLAFNIFLLAALYNLLGRQRDRPFWILVGLSILCLFLNVWPYDIGWKLGGASMEIITGARITRIAYLAVREKKRGARIIFSGAILFFIFFTVFFSLMFLVSKEEFLMNLPLPRIILYVLSFLCIPVATSIFLGLDFAFANRTLNQKLQEVEELSAKSIRQEKEKQDILAAQNETLEKLVTERTTALSKSLQDLKNTQVQLIQSEKMASLGELTAGIAHEIQNPLNFVNNFSEVNSELISEMKLEIDQENLSEARSLADMIYNNEQKICFHGKRADAIVKGMLEHSRKSNGQKEPASINGIVDEYMRLAYHGLRAKDKSFNASLKTDLDPNLGLVSVVPQDIGRVILNLLNNAFHAVSQKQRQSGIDCIDFEPVVSVSTRLVKAGDLQEAAEIVISDNGIGIPEKIVDKIFQPFFTTKPAGEGTGLGLSLSYDIITKIHGGTLVVESVEGHGSRFIIQLPIA
- a CDS encoding tetratricopeptide repeat protein; this encodes MKKLLPNAKEDIGKVGILEGLSYAYLAASPDTALQYAMDGLALARKIGDKNGEAICINALGNVNFHVGDYAKALEQYLQALQMKEQLKSKQNLAVYYYNISNVYNMLGDSTQALYYIFKTMKADEKARDSSGIMFDLYSLCNAYLGMGKADSALHYLDQAFEICKRLDDRNMIAAIMIKYGDVYVVRDNPVQAANYYHSSISYAREINDNQVLSENYLALARISSQRKNADSSIYYARKALHLAREAPFLNTVLDASKFLAGVFKEQKKYDSAFKYLELSIATKDSLFNVENVRKVQNLKLQEQQRQQSIEAAKVEYRSKVKLYLVIFVSFIFLLIALLLWRNNKQKQKAFTLLQDQKTKTDEALHELKSTQSQLVLREKMASLGELTAGIAHEIQNPLNFINNFSEVNKELLVELKVEVEKGNMADVKAIAQDVSDNEEKINHHGKRADAIVKGMLLHSRASTGTKESTNINGLADEYFRLAYHGLRAKDKSFNAKLETDFDSSVGMVEVIPQEIGRVLLNLYNNAFYAVMERKNASEGGFEPVVKVSTKKRNHAIEIKVKDNGPGIPDQFREKIFQPFFTTKPAGQGTGLGLSLSYDIVKAHGGELTVESAPGIETVFTILLPC
- a CDS encoding pyridoxamine 5'-phosphate oxidase family protein is translated as MGKFFEAIQPAHKTFIERQHIFFVATAPLSAGGRVNLSPKGLDCFRVLSESQVAYMDLISSGNETSAHTLENGRITFMFCSFEGKPNILRLYGKAETVLPGSDAWAIYAPQFNIYPSTRQIILANIDLVQSSCGFGVPLFDYAGERDIHFEWAERKGADGLDQYIREKNLVSLDGLPTVLGKQGKYQ
- a CDS encoding GNAT family N-acetyltransferase encodes the protein MIAKKPLMTEYRPMTQVDIEAGLALCRAAKWNQLERDWQFFLEHSLSGCLVAEEENKVVGTVATISYQDNFGWIGMVLVDPANRRQGIGIRLLNEALNILQDKETIKLDATPSGREVYLKLGFKDEYRLGRMLSSRVSGTGEKTTAKAIQKEDLAELIKFDKKIFGAERKLLLEWMFTGAPEFAFIVKEYGEVAGYCLGRHGFNFNHIGPVVAKRSDIARNLVVAALQNSLGQAVILDVFQHDRDWVLWLESLGFTEQRDFMRMFRGPNRFPGIPKKQFAILGPEFG
- a CDS encoding tetratricopeptide repeat protein, with the translated sequence MTYNDLQYQIELLNQEAWDIRVNDSVKALLLSEEAINKSRPINYEKGLAEGLRTYGFCLIRQSQHDKAINCLNEAHYLFEQAGDKKGQSHVYEYFGIIARSRGDYKSSLEQLYATYQLRQSIRDDEGEALALYHLGVTYRYMGNLEKALDFFLQCLDVAKRSNNWIPESYSINNIGTIYLELGNLSEALAFIQQSLAIRESQGDEWGTAGCLDNLGRIYFLMGDHHKAGDYFASASAISARVSDKKGEANALLHQADLELALGDIEQATVKANKCLGIRKCIGDLKGQGEALLLVIDLSDDNQKLPLLEQVMDLALATGSLDLQYKVHGRYYQYYKKQLQFEKALTHFEMFNEAEKEFHSHSLGQKILNLQISHQVEQSQKEAEIYRLKNIELANALDELKATQKQLIQSEKLASLGELTAGIAHEIQNPLNFVNNFAEVNRELTDELMQEVEQRNTAGVYQLATLIRENQAKILHHGQRADAIVKSMLQHSRFNTGTCEQVDINQLCDEYLRLAFHAIRSKYTSFHALQQADYDLNLGAIPLVRQEIGRVLVNLFNNAFYAMMEKASCANDSTVTYTPLLSVSTKRKDSSIEIRIKDNGIGIPEKFREKIFQPFFTTKPTGQGAGLGLSLSYDIVKAHGGELKVEGEETAGATFIIELPVP